In Streptomyces chartreusis, the following proteins share a genomic window:
- a CDS encoding APC family permease yields MAEATEDTSPPEGLKPDAIGFVDALVIGLNATSPAYSLAAAIGPVVALVGVYAPGVMLASFVPMLLIASAFYYLNRVDQDCGTTFSWVTRAMGPWAGWLGGWAITMTGVLVIGSLADVAVTFALMAFGLDSWAENELVRQTLTVLVILGMTALCVIGTEVSARVQNALILAQVACLLAFAVVAIYRVYADTGSLDAADPAFSWLNPFGAGGAELTAGLLLGVFIYWGWESAVNLTEEVENSATAPGKAGVWSTVILLVTYVSVAYAVVAYAGPAYLSENASEEEFIFALLADEAMGTWDWVVLLAVSTSGLASTQTTIIPASRTALSMARRHALPAHFGHINHRFRTPDVSTWWVAAIAIAWYLVVRQISENALFDSLTALSLLIAFYYALTGLACAVYYRRHLTESLHNFLLIGLGPLVGAGLLAWLLVESVGDMSDPANSYSGVSWFGVGPPLVIGIGITLAGVILMVVWRFVSPAFWSERPEVADPALVPGHEEP; encoded by the coding sequence ATGGCCGAGGCCACCGAGGACACCAGCCCGCCCGAAGGACTGAAACCCGACGCGATCGGGTTCGTCGACGCCCTCGTCATCGGGCTCAACGCCACCTCGCCCGCGTACTCGCTGGCCGCGGCGATCGGCCCGGTCGTGGCCCTCGTGGGCGTCTACGCCCCCGGCGTCATGCTCGCGTCGTTCGTCCCGATGCTGCTGATCGCGTCGGCGTTCTACTACCTCAACCGGGTGGACCAGGACTGCGGGACGACCTTCTCGTGGGTCACCCGGGCGATGGGCCCGTGGGCCGGCTGGCTCGGCGGCTGGGCCATCACGATGACCGGCGTCCTGGTGATCGGCTCGCTCGCGGACGTCGCGGTGACGTTCGCGCTGATGGCCTTCGGCCTCGACAGCTGGGCCGAGAACGAGTTGGTGCGCCAGACGCTGACGGTGCTGGTCATCCTCGGCATGACGGCCCTGTGCGTGATCGGCACGGAGGTGTCGGCCAGGGTGCAGAACGCGCTCATCCTCGCGCAGGTCGCCTGTCTGCTGGCGTTCGCGGTGGTGGCGATCTACCGGGTCTACGCCGACACCGGTTCGCTCGACGCCGCCGATCCGGCGTTCAGCTGGCTCAATCCCTTCGGGGCAGGCGGCGCCGAGCTGACGGCGGGTCTGCTGCTGGGCGTGTTCATCTACTGGGGCTGGGAGTCGGCGGTCAATCTCACCGAGGAGGTCGAGAACTCCGCCACCGCTCCCGGCAAGGCCGGCGTGTGGTCGACGGTCATCCTGCTGGTGACGTACGTGTCGGTCGCCTACGCGGTGGTCGCCTACGCCGGACCGGCGTACCTGTCCGAGAACGCCTCCGAGGAGGAGTTCATCTTCGCCCTGCTCGCCGACGAGGCGATGGGCACCTGGGACTGGGTCGTGCTGCTGGCGGTCTCGACGTCCGGCCTGGCGTCGACGCAGACGACGATCATCCCCGCCTCGCGGACCGCGCTGTCCATGGCCCGCAGGCACGCGCTGCCCGCGCACTTCGGGCACATCAACCACCGGTTCCGCACCCCCGACGTGAGCACGTGGTGGGTGGCCGCCATCGCCATCGCCTGGTACCTCGTCGTGCGCCAGATCAGCGAGAACGCCCTGTTCGACTCGCTGACCGCGCTGTCGCTGCTGATCGCGTTCTACTACGCGCTCACCGGCCTGGCCTGCGCGGTCTACTACCGCCGCCATCTCACCGAGAGCCTCCACAACTTCCTGCTCATCGGCCTCGGCCCGCTGGTCGGCGCCGGACTGCTGGCGTGGCTGCTGGTCGAGTCGGTCGGCGACATGTCCGACCCCGCCAACTCCTACAGCGGGGTCTCGTGGTTCGGCGTCGGCCCGCCCCTGGTCATCGGCATCGGGATCACCCTCGCCGGGGTGATCCTCATGGTCGTGTGGCGGTTCGTGTCCCCCGCCTTCTGGTCGGAGCGCCCGGAGGTGGCCGACCCCGCACTCGTACCCGGCCACGAGGAGCCCTGA
- a CDS encoding universal stress protein: protein MSVVLGYDESPGAVRALHVAVEVSAAFDEPLVLVYGAAAPGSLGEEATAHRDALREAGRTALSHAVQVADEAGVRTTVEVIDQKPAEALIDAATRHAARVIVVGSWGESPLRGALLGATPHKLLHLARTPVLCVPTEP from the coding sequence ATGTCGGTCGTTCTCGGTTACGACGAGTCCCCGGGCGCGGTGCGCGCGCTGCACGTCGCCGTGGAGGTGTCGGCCGCGTTCGACGAACCTCTCGTCCTGGTCTACGGCGCGGCGGCGCCCGGCTCCCTCGGCGAGGAGGCCACCGCTCACCGGGACGCCCTGCGGGAGGCCGGGCGAACCGCGCTCTCGCACGCGGTCCAGGTCGCCGACGAGGCCGGGGTGCGCACCACCGTCGAGGTCATCGACCAGAAGCCGGCGGAGGCCCTGATCGACGCCGCGACACGTCATGCGGCGCGGGTCATCGTGGTCGGCAGCTGGGGCGAGAGCCCGCTGCGCGGCGCCCTGCTGGGCGCCACGCCCCACAAGCTGCTGCATCTGGCACGCACTCCGGTGCTGTGCGTGCCCACCGAGCCGTGA
- a CDS encoding FAD-binding dehydrogenase, with protein MENPSVPGAITRRRALTVAGGVFAGAALAQAASPAFGATAASDADAIVVGHGLAGLVATAELAAAGRKVLLLDQEPEASLGGQAFWSFGGLFFVDSAEQRLMGVKDSRELAWQDWLGTAGFDRGVDDPEGQDHWAYKWAEAYVDFAAEEKRAWLAGLGMQWFPIVGWAERGGGLADGHGNSVPRFHVTWGTGPAVVEPFEKKVRAAVADRLVTFRFRHRVDELIVTGGAVTGVRGAVLQPSDAARGKPSSRTVVGEFELRAPVVVVTSGGIGADHDLVRANWPARLGSPPKSMITGVPAHVDGRMLAITERAGGRIVNPDRMWHYTEGLKNYDPIWPGHGIRILPGPSSMWFDATGKRFSSPDIPGYDTLHTLKSITDSGHDYSWFVTTQKIIAKEFALSGSEQNPDLTEKNIWKLLSRIWQTPEPIERFKEKGEDFVVAKTLPELVAGMNKLTGDDLIDLAGLKRQIEARDREIDNPYTKDVQVMGIRNALAYPGDTLSRTASVHRILDPGAGPLIAVRLNILTRKTLGGLQTDLSGRVLNAAGTPIAGLYAAGEVAGFGGGGVHGYRSLEGTFLGGCLFSGRTAGRAAAAATAS; from the coding sequence ATGGAGAACCCGTCAGTCCCCGGCGCGATCACCCGACGCCGTGCCCTCACGGTCGCCGGAGGGGTGTTCGCCGGTGCCGCGCTCGCGCAGGCGGCGTCACCGGCCTTCGGCGCCACGGCGGCGTCGGACGCGGACGCCATCGTCGTGGGACACGGTCTGGCCGGACTGGTCGCGACCGCCGAACTCGCCGCTGCCGGGCGCAAGGTGCTGCTGCTGGACCAGGAACCGGAGGCGAGCCTCGGCGGGCAGGCGTTCTGGTCCTTCGGCGGCCTGTTCTTCGTCGACTCCGCCGAGCAGCGGCTGATGGGCGTCAAGGACTCCCGCGAGCTGGCCTGGCAGGACTGGCTGGGCACGGCCGGCTTCGACCGGGGCGTCGACGACCCCGAGGGACAGGACCACTGGGCCTACAAGTGGGCCGAGGCGTACGTCGACTTCGCCGCCGAGGAGAAGCGGGCCTGGCTGGCCGGGCTCGGCATGCAGTGGTTCCCGATCGTCGGCTGGGCCGAGCGCGGCGGCGGACTGGCCGACGGGCACGGCAACTCGGTGCCCCGGTTCCATGTCACCTGGGGCACCGGACCGGCCGTCGTCGAGCCCTTCGAGAAGAAGGTGCGGGCCGCGGTGGCGGACCGGCTGGTCACCTTCAGGTTCCGGCACCGGGTGGACGAGCTGATCGTCACCGGCGGCGCCGTCACCGGAGTGCGCGGCGCGGTCCTGCAGCCGAGCGACGCGGCCCGCGGCAAGCCCAGTTCCCGCACCGTCGTCGGGGAGTTCGAGCTCAGGGCCCCCGTCGTGGTCGTCACCTCCGGCGGCATCGGCGCCGACCACGACCTCGTACGCGCCAACTGGCCCGCCCGGCTCGGCAGTCCGCCGAAGTCCATGATCACCGGCGTACCCGCGCACGTGGACGGCCGCATGCTCGCGATCACCGAGCGCGCCGGCGGACGGATCGTCAACCCGGACCGGATGTGGCACTACACCGAGGGCCTGAAGAACTACGACCCGATCTGGCCCGGCCACGGCATCCGCATCCTGCCCGGCCCGTCCTCCATGTGGTTCGACGCCACCGGCAAACGCTTCTCCAGCCCCGACATCCCGGGCTACGACACCCTGCACACCCTGAAGTCGATCACCGACAGCGGACACGACTACTCCTGGTTCGTCACCACCCAGAAGATCATCGCCAAGGAGTTCGCGCTCTCCGGCTCCGAACAGAACCCCGACCTCACCGAGAAGAACATCTGGAAGCTGCTGTCCCGCATCTGGCAGACCCCGGAGCCGATCGAGCGGTTCAAGGAGAAGGGCGAGGACTTCGTCGTCGCCAAGACCCTGCCCGAACTGGTCGCCGGCATGAACAAACTGACGGGGGACGACCTGATCGACCTCGCCGGCCTCAAGCGGCAGATCGAGGCCCGCGACCGCGAGATCGACAACCCCTACACCAAGGACGTCCAGGTCATGGGCATCCGCAACGCGCTGGCGTACCCCGGGGACACGCTCAGCCGCACCGCCTCCGTGCACCGGATCCTGGACCCGGGCGCCGGCCCTCTCATCGCCGTACGCCTGAACATCCTCACCCGCAAGACACTCGGCGGCCTCCAGACCGACCTCTCCGGCCGGGTCCTGAACGCCGCCGGCACCCCGATCGCCGGGCTGTACGCGGCCGGTGAGGTCGCCGGTTTCGGCGGGGGCGGCGTCCACGGCTACCGCTCGCTGGAGGGGACCTTCCTCGGCGGCTGCCTCTTCTCCGGCCGCACGGCGGGGCGGGCGGCGGCAGCGGCCACCGCGAGCTGA
- a CDS encoding neocarzinostatin apoprotein domain-containing protein has protein sequence MRSIPAARAALTVVAASALTLGLATSASAATSTRTVTDGGTTYNLSLTAPGTATAAGQVVTVSGSGYNTGQGIYVGLCVVDGAQGANKPTPCLGGQDESGTTGASHWVNNTFGGMFANSSKFGTGGTFNVQIFVKATLDDGSVCGEDVECAVVTRADHFDSGDRKYDVHVPITFQ, from the coding sequence ATGAGATCCATCCCCGCCGCCCGCGCGGCCCTCACCGTCGTCGCCGCCTCCGCCCTGACCCTGGGCCTGGCGACCTCGGCCTCCGCCGCGACCTCGACCCGTACGGTCACCGACGGCGGCACGACGTACAACCTGTCCCTCACCGCGCCGGGCACGGCCACCGCCGCGGGCCAGGTCGTCACCGTCTCCGGCTCCGGCTACAACACCGGCCAGGGCATCTACGTCGGACTGTGCGTGGTCGACGGGGCGCAGGGCGCGAACAAGCCCACCCCGTGTCTGGGCGGCCAGGACGAGTCCGGCACCACCGGCGCCTCGCACTGGGTCAACAACACCTTCGGCGGCATGTTCGCCAACAGCTCCAAGTTCGGCACCGGCGGCACCTTCAACGTGCAGATCTTCGTCAAGGCCACCCTCGACGACGGCAGCGTCTGCGGCGAGGACGTCGAGTGCGCGGTGGTCACACGCGCGGACCACTTCGACAGCGGGGACCGCAAGTACGACGTCCACGTGCCGATCACCTTCCAGTGA
- a CDS encoding immunoglobulin I-set domain protein — translation MQHRRPAALLGAAALVAAAGTFGSAAQAADTPRTGLGKDGQKLTVSASANLDPEGETLRVTGSGYDATKAVYVALCKDNGDNRAPGPCLGGADQTGTGSSSQWVVPEGDEYAGDLAVQWGTGGTFDVEIAVRAKDTSLDCANVTCSVVTRVDHRNPGDRSQDVRVPVGFEGQDPGDGGDGDGVDVPAGTVGYVKAAEFTAAGEVKDLLLHPGSGKLYAGSEDFVDTGDVNERGLYALDAADGKVLTHVSQAPGTGGTMAARNVALIAAPLAGDGVVFHYPLRGIGTARDGDTAAAGAWLAGATVTGAGPGTEAGTTLVAQGPALSEIRTATGAVERTLTLDGGSQLGVDPAHDAAWSAGSAGGQLRRVDTKTFTVTATAELPAASVGFVEADPATGNVWVGSGTSVLVYDKDAKPLTTLSGPDETTDVAFDTGTGRAFVVRQDNGDSGNGNDLSSLAVYDTGTFEEAAKPTELVGNHSQLGEAAVAVAPGGTSVYVSSPAEGKIVKLDRRMSPKVVRSPTDRSVAPGDKVTFVAAAEGAPEPTVRWQVSPDAGQTWSAIEGATGNTYAFTAKAAHDGHRYRAEFTNSAGTTRTSPITLTVTEPGDGGDGGSDVGDTEPSGSGTATGPNGQRLTVTPVNDLATKNQTLKVTGSGYDTKKGIYVALCVDNGDGEPPTPCIGGVGMSGGSQSSAWISSDPPDYGAELAVPYGAGGTFEVQLTVDAKDEYTDCFKATCVLATRNDHTLSGDRSQDVKVPVRFVGQDPVDTDDGDGGSGGTGGDGGSGTSTSGGGTGGTGGGTASPTGGTGTSAAGGSLASTGVTVLSVAALAAALLAAGWVAYRKGRNAN, via the coding sequence ATGCAGCACAGACGACCGGCGGCGCTCCTGGGCGCCGCCGCGCTCGTGGCCGCGGCCGGCACGTTCGGCTCCGCCGCACAGGCCGCCGACACACCGAGGACCGGTCTCGGCAAGGACGGCCAGAAACTCACCGTCTCCGCCTCGGCGAACCTCGACCCCGAGGGCGAGACGCTCCGCGTCACCGGCTCCGGCTACGACGCGACGAAGGCCGTCTACGTCGCCCTGTGCAAGGACAACGGCGACAACCGCGCCCCCGGCCCCTGCCTCGGCGGCGCCGACCAGACCGGCACCGGGAGCTCCTCGCAGTGGGTCGTCCCCGAGGGCGACGAGTACGCGGGCGACCTGGCCGTGCAGTGGGGCACGGGAGGCACCTTCGACGTGGAGATCGCCGTCAGGGCCAAGGACACGAGCCTCGACTGCGCCAACGTCACCTGCTCGGTCGTCACCCGCGTCGACCACCGCAACCCCGGCGACCGCTCCCAGGACGTCCGTGTCCCCGTCGGCTTCGAGGGCCAGGACCCCGGCGACGGCGGTGACGGTGACGGTGTGGACGTGCCCGCCGGCACGGTCGGATATGTCAAGGCGGCCGAGTTCACGGCGGCCGGCGAGGTGAAGGACCTGCTGCTGCACCCCGGCTCCGGGAAGCTGTACGCCGGTTCGGAGGACTTCGTCGACACCGGTGACGTCAACGAGCGCGGCCTGTACGCCCTCGACGCCGCCGACGGCAAGGTCCTCACCCACGTCAGCCAGGCCCCCGGCACCGGCGGCACCATGGCGGCCCGCAACGTCGCCCTGATCGCCGCGCCGCTCGCCGGTGACGGCGTCGTCTTCCACTACCCGCTGCGGGGCATCGGCACCGCCAGGGACGGTGACACCGCGGCGGCCGGCGCATGGCTCGCGGGCGCCACGGTCACCGGTGCCGGCCCCGGCACCGAGGCCGGCACCACCCTGGTCGCACAGGGCCCCGCGCTCTCCGAGATCCGGACCGCGACCGGCGCGGTCGAACGGACCCTCACCCTCGACGGCGGCTCCCAGCTCGGCGTCGACCCCGCGCACGACGCGGCCTGGTCCGCCGGTTCCGCGGGCGGACAGCTGCGCCGCGTCGACACGAAGACGTTCACCGTCACCGCCACGGCCGAACTCCCCGCCGCTTCCGTCGGTTTCGTCGAGGCCGACCCCGCCACCGGCAACGTGTGGGTGGGCAGCGGCACCTCCGTGCTCGTGTACGACAAGGACGCCAAGCCGCTGACCACGCTGAGCGGGCCGGACGAGACCACGGACGTGGCCTTCGACACCGGCACCGGGCGCGCCTTCGTCGTCCGCCAGGACAACGGCGACAGCGGCAACGGCAACGACCTCAGCTCGCTGGCGGTGTACGACACCGGGACCTTCGAGGAGGCGGCGAAGCCGACCGAGCTCGTGGGCAACCACTCCCAGCTCGGCGAGGCCGCGGTCGCCGTCGCCCCCGGCGGCACCTCCGTCTACGTCAGCAGCCCCGCCGAGGGCAAGATCGTCAAGCTCGACCGGCGGATGTCGCCGAAGGTCGTCCGGTCCCCCACGGACCGGTCCGTCGCGCCGGGCGACAAGGTCACCTTCGTCGCGGCGGCCGAGGGCGCCCCGGAGCCCACGGTCCGCTGGCAGGTCAGCCCGGACGCCGGTCAGACCTGGTCGGCGATCGAGGGCGCCACCGGCAACACGTACGCCTTCACCGCGAAGGCCGCCCACGACGGGCACCGCTACCGGGCCGAGTTCACCAACTCGGCGGGTACGACCCGCACTTCGCCCATCACGCTCACCGTCACAGAGCCCGGCGACGGCGGCGACGGCGGGAGCGACGTTGGGGACACCGAGCCGTCCGGCAGCGGCACGGCCACCGGCCCGAACGGCCAGAGACTCACCGTCACCCCGGTCAACGACCTCGCCACGAAGAACCAGACCCTGAAGGTCACCGGCTCCGGCTACGACACGAAGAAGGGCATCTACGTCGCCCTGTGCGTCGACAACGGCGACGGCGAACCGCCCACGCCCTGCATCGGCGGCGTCGGCATGAGCGGTGGCTCGCAATCCTCGGCGTGGATCTCCTCCGACCCGCCGGACTACGGCGCGGAACTGGCGGTCCCGTACGGCGCGGGCGGCACCTTCGAGGTCCAGCTGACCGTGGACGCCAAGGACGAGTACACCGACTGCTTCAAGGCGACGTGCGTCCTGGCCACCCGCAACGACCACACCCTCTCCGGCGACCGCTCCCAGGACGTCAAGGTCCCGGTCCGCTTCGTCGGGCAGGACCCGGTGGACACGGATGACGGCGACGGCGGGTCCGGCGGCACGGGTGGCGACGGCGGCTCCGGCACGAGCACGTCGGGCGGCGGCACCGGCGGCACCGGCGGCGGGACCGCTTCCCCGACCGGCGGCACCGGCACCTCCGCCGCGGGTGGCAGCCTCGCCTCGACCGGCGTGACGGTGCTCTCCGTCGCGGCGCTCGCGGCCGCGCTGCTCGCCGCGGGCTGGGTGGCGTACCGCAAGGGCCGCAACGCCAACTGA
- a CDS encoding class I SAM-dependent methyltransferase, which yields MSVTSRYREAWEGFWREAPEEQGAVFWDAEPALTAGRHLALFEAHLADPGLAMVDLGCGNGTQTRFLADRFPRVVGVDLSAAALDHARHADPAGQATYRLFDAVEKAEAETLHAELGDVNIYMRGVLHQTEPDDRQQLVNGIATLVGERGRAFLVELSQEAKPVLMGLAQSPSGPPPKLAPIFRHGIAPGEVADDAVPEFLRAAGLGILASGEIPLITAEYGPDGTRIELPSKWVVAGRAV from the coding sequence ATGAGCGTGACGAGTCGGTACCGGGAGGCCTGGGAGGGCTTCTGGCGTGAAGCCCCCGAGGAACAGGGGGCGGTGTTCTGGGACGCCGAGCCGGCCCTGACCGCCGGACGCCATCTGGCCCTGTTCGAGGCCCATCTGGCCGACCCCGGGCTGGCCATGGTGGACCTGGGCTGCGGCAACGGCACCCAGACCCGGTTCCTCGCCGACCGCTTCCCGCGCGTCGTCGGCGTCGACCTGTCCGCCGCGGCCCTCGACCACGCCCGCCACGCCGACCCCGCCGGACAGGCGACGTACCGGCTGTTCGACGCCGTGGAGAAGGCCGAGGCGGAGACGCTCCACGCCGAGCTCGGGGACGTCAACATCTATATGCGGGGCGTGCTGCACCAGACCGAGCCCGACGACCGGCAGCAGCTGGTGAACGGCATCGCCACGCTGGTCGGCGAGCGCGGCCGGGCCTTCCTCGTGGAGCTCTCCCAGGAGGCCAAGCCCGTTCTCATGGGCCTGGCGCAGAGCCCGTCGGGACCGCCGCCCAAACTCGCGCCGATCTTCCGGCACGGCATCGCCCCGGGCGAGGTGGCCGACGACGCGGTGCCCGAGTTCCTGCGGGCGGCCGGCCTCGGCATCCTCGCGAGCGGCGAAATACCCCTGATCACCGCGGAGTACGGGCCCGACGGCACCCGGATCGAGCTGCCGTCGAAGTGGGTGGTGGCGGGCCGCGCCGTCTGA
- a CDS encoding ATP-binding SpoIIE family protein phosphatase, translating to MNRGTERDGAVTEHAASGRIPLAVVVVDREGLVSHWSSGARRLFGATKEEALGRPAVDLLPVSGALPEDDDPSLYGAYGAYDGLGHDLETSLDGRLYYPAAGRARLTVPERDRVDVLWWAYPLIGPGPERLLVLGADVGRLRQEDGEDDPGFDRVAPGFALHTDFPGAEDLAGKLPEILPSMSVDESARIVGQILELGYPVLEFSQNDRVPVTPDWGVPRRVERRARRERAAQAAAQGLPIPREYSDEAEDLEYTAVRERLEFLNEVSGRIGTSLDLSRTIVEVSRAVVPRFTDVAGTYLREQVVAGEGFPDGAPDTTTMWHRVAVEHTDEPGRWDDVVPVGEAMPFPAHTPFFQCMTSGEPVLVPRISEQMGHAIASQFEKRDIRPLITGRSMLVVPLKARNVVLGFMILLRHPERVEFNDMDRVTGAELAARAGLVLDNARMYTYQESVAETLQDSMLPHIPPRMAGCDIATRYLPGTLLGRVGGDWFDSVKLPGARTALVVGDVMGHGLNSAAMMGQLRTAVQTMAALDLPPAQLLRNLDDLAQRLGDTYLATCLYAVYDPIASELHIANAGHIPPVLVRAGDGRSELLDLPTGAPIGVGGVPFEAVRVRVRPGDRLVMCTDGLVEMRGEDIGVGLATLCESAAHPAASMDDACDTIIRALNTRGGRKDDVALLMARLNGIEPEDVASWRIGLDPEEVGRARDVVREQLHDWGLARLADTAELLVSELVTNALRHSHGRPVELRLVRGDTLLCEVDDDDHDLPTLLSAGPFDDAGRGLRVVSMLAREWGTSRTSTGKTVWFELTLPRR from the coding sequence ACGCATCCCGCTGGCCGTGGTCGTGGTGGACCGCGAAGGCCTGGTCTCCCACTGGAGCTCCGGCGCACGCCGTCTGTTCGGCGCCACCAAGGAAGAGGCGCTCGGCCGACCGGCCGTCGATCTGCTGCCGGTCTCCGGCGCACTGCCCGAGGACGACGACCCCTCGCTGTACGGCGCCTACGGGGCGTACGACGGACTCGGCCACGATCTGGAGACGTCCCTGGACGGGCGGTTGTACTACCCCGCCGCGGGCCGCGCCCGGCTCACGGTCCCCGAGCGGGACCGCGTCGACGTGCTGTGGTGGGCCTACCCGCTGATCGGCCCCGGACCGGAGCGGCTCCTCGTGCTCGGCGCCGACGTGGGCCGCCTCCGGCAGGAGGACGGCGAGGACGACCCCGGCTTCGATCGCGTCGCGCCCGGCTTCGCCCTGCACACCGACTTCCCCGGCGCCGAGGATCTCGCGGGCAAGCTCCCCGAGATCCTGCCCAGCATGAGCGTCGACGAGAGCGCCCGCATCGTCGGCCAGATCCTCGAACTGGGCTATCCGGTACTGGAGTTCAGCCAGAACGACCGGGTGCCCGTCACCCCCGACTGGGGCGTGCCCCGGCGCGTGGAGCGCAGGGCACGCCGTGAGCGCGCCGCACAGGCGGCCGCCCAGGGCTTACCCATACCGCGGGAGTACTCCGACGAGGCCGAGGACCTCGAGTACACCGCGGTCCGTGAACGCCTGGAGTTCCTCAACGAGGTCAGCGGCCGCATCGGCACCTCCCTCGACCTGTCGCGGACCATCGTCGAGGTCAGCAGAGCCGTGGTGCCCCGGTTCACCGACGTCGCCGGCACCTATCTGCGCGAACAGGTCGTCGCCGGCGAGGGATTCCCCGACGGGGCGCCGGACACCACCACCATGTGGCACCGGGTCGCCGTCGAGCACACCGACGAACCCGGCCGCTGGGACGACGTCGTACCGGTCGGCGAGGCCATGCCCTTTCCGGCCCACACCCCCTTCTTCCAGTGCATGACCAGCGGTGAGCCCGTCCTCGTGCCGCGGATCAGCGAGCAGATGGGCCACGCCATCGCCTCGCAGTTCGAGAAGCGGGACATCCGGCCGCTCATCACCGGCCGTTCCATGCTTGTCGTCCCGCTCAAGGCCCGCAATGTGGTGCTGGGCTTCATGATCCTGCTGCGTCACCCGGAGCGCGTCGAGTTCAACGACATGGACCGCGTCACCGGCGCCGAACTCGCCGCCCGCGCGGGCCTCGTGCTCGACAACGCGCGCATGTACACCTACCAGGAGAGCGTCGCCGAGACCCTCCAGGACAGCATGCTGCCGCACATCCCGCCGCGCATGGCGGGCTGCGACATCGCCACCCGCTATCTGCCGGGCACCCTGCTCGGCCGGGTCGGCGGCGACTGGTTCGACTCCGTGAAGCTCCCCGGCGCCCGCACCGCCCTCGTCGTCGGCGACGTCATGGGCCACGGCCTCAACTCGGCCGCGATGATGGGGCAGTTGCGCACGGCCGTGCAGACCATGGCCGCTCTCGACCTGCCGCCCGCCCAGCTCCTGCGCAACCTCGACGACCTCGCCCAGCGCCTCGGCGACACCTACCTCGCGACCTGCCTGTACGCCGTCTACGACCCCATCGCGAGCGAACTGCACATCGCCAACGCCGGTCACATACCGCCCGTCCTCGTTCGCGCCGGCGACGGGCGCAGCGAGCTGCTCGACCTGCCCACGGGAGCGCCGATCGGCGTCGGCGGGGTGCCCTTCGAGGCGGTACGCGTGCGTGTGCGACCCGGCGACCGACTGGTGATGTGCACCGACGGCCTGGTCGAGATGCGCGGCGAAGACATCGGTGTCGGACTCGCGACCCTCTGCGAGTCCGCAGCCCACCCGGCCGCGTCCATGGACGACGCCTGCGACACCATCATCCGCGCGCTCAACACCCGCGGCGGCCGCAAGGACGACGTCGCCCTGCTGATGGCCCGCCTCAACGGCATCGAACCCGAGGACGTCGCCTCCTGGCGCATCGGCCTCGACCCCGAAGAGGTCGGCCGGGCCCGCGATGTCGTCCGTGAACAGCTGCACGACTGGGGCCTCGCCCGCCTCGCGGACACCGCCGAGCTGCTGGTCAGCGAGCTGGTCACCAATGCCCTACGGCACTCCCACGGCCGCCCGGTCGAACTGCGCCTCGTCCGCGGCGACACGCTGCTGTGCGAGGTGGACGACGACGATCACGATCTGCCGACCCTGCTGAGCGCCGGCCCCTTCGACGACGCCGGACGCGGGCTGCGCGTGGTGAGCATGCTCGCGCGCGAGTGGGGCACGAGCCGGACGAGCACCGGCAAGACCGTCTGGTTCGAACTCACGCTCCCGCGACGCTGA